The nucleotide window CGCCGCAAGCTTCGACGGAAAGATTGGCCTTGGCCGGCCACGGGAAGCCCTTGGAATATTCCGAGAAGGCGACGTAAAGCGTATCTTTGCGATCCCATTCGAGACCGACCGTGCTGCCCTTGGCATCACCGATGACACTTCGCAGATCGGCAATCTTGGTAGCCTTGCCGTCCTTTGCCACCCGCATGACAAGGCCGGAGTGGAAAAGACTGACATAGAGGCCACCATCCTTATCGGCGACCAGCCCTTCGGGCGCGTCATCGAATTGTGCAAGAATTCGCCATTCGGCAGCAGCGGCCGGGTTAACAACTGGCAATAAAGAAAACGCTAGTAACGCACCAAACCTGAGCATTTGCCTCTCCCATCGACAGGTTTTCCGTATGCCTATTCAGGGTTGGCAACTGCGACTTCGGAAACATCGTCTGATCGGACTATGCTTTGAAAACCCGTTGGAGACGCGTGGTCAGGAGTTGTTACCCGACCAGGCTGGCAAACCTCCAGACCGGATCGACGGCACGACTGACGGCGAATTGGTGAAGCTTCTCGGCCACCTGCGTGACTGCTGCGGAATGCATTCGGTACCGATTGACGGCAAGCGCCCATGTCACGTCGAAACCCTGGATCGTCGCCATCGTCACTTTGTCGTCACGCCGGTGTTCGTAGATCGACGAGTAGGGAAGCATCGTGAAGCCGACGCCGGCCCGCGCCAGTTCGTAGCAAAGCGAAACGGATTCGACGTCAACGACGGTATTGATGCTGAGATTGCCTGAGCCCAGCTTCTGCTCGAGATAGCGACGAATGGGATTGCCGGCCTCGGGCAAGACCAGCCTGTGCTGGACGGCGAACTCGGCGGTGACCGGTTCGTCGACCGACAGCCCCTTGTCCGCCGATCCAACCAGCATCATCGGCTCTCGGATCAGCGGCGTGAGCTTGAAGCGCTGTGTCCGGGGCTGCAAGGCGGTGATCGCGACATCCAGCGTTCGCCGCTGCATCCAGATCTCCAGCGCG belongs to Aminobacter aminovorans and includes:
- a CDS encoding LysR family transcriptional regulator — encoded protein: MDLKLVECFLRVAEFGSMNRAAADLNLSQPSLSRKIALLEGEIGSALFRRDTTGTRLTEAGMVLAGRAPQLLREAELIKKEIVQESSNSVALALPSSLNRLLAIPFIEATVREHPHYSLHVSEIVSNALEIWMQRRTLDVAITALQPRTQRFKLTPLIREPMMLVGSADKGLSVDEPVTAEFAVQHRLVLPEAGNPIRRYLEQKLGSGNLSINTVVDVESVSLCYELARAGVGFTMLPYSSIYEHRRDDKVTMATIQGFDVTWALAVNRYRMHSAAVTQVAEKLHQFAVSRAVDPVWRFASLVG